The Acanthopagrus latus isolate v.2019 chromosome 1, fAcaLat1.1, whole genome shotgun sequence genomic interval AAGAGGGTCAGTTTGCTTTGGAGTTAAGTGGAAAGGAGTCTGTCTGCATTGCAGCCTCAGATGACGGGAGGAGACAACGCTGTTGACGGGGTTCAGCTCAACAGGTCTGAGACTGAACGCAGCCTCTGAGTCTGACAGATGCCAGTTTGgagtatggaggcgatttacagcggCTCTAACCAGGACTGTGACTTTGGGACTAGAAGACAGGGGTGGGGAAAAGAGAGCATCAGCAGAAGATGAAAACTGCGTAGAGCAGGAATATTTTCCCATCTAAAActtatttattttgaccaaaccagaggtgtcAGTGGAAATATAAACCAAAagtgttttggtgagtttcagGACATTTGTGTTGAGTTCAGCAAAGGTGTTTATGATGACTTAAGGGAGCAACTAACTCATCTTAGTttggtaaaaataaacaaagaaaaaaagttttttcttcaCTTATGTATGCACCCAATGGAAATTTCGGGTGGATTCTGGTGTTTAAAGTAAGAATTTGGCTATATATACCTAAACCCATATATTTTTGTTGAGGAAACATAAATCCTCTTTATACAAGAATAACTGAACTGTTCAGCCCTTTATTACCCTTATCGGTGAATGTGTACAGaataactaaatgtatcaaataaccTTTAATATCCTAGCTCTTTAAAAAGATGACATATTTCTTTacattatgtgtttattttttagaatAAGCAAATTTGTaaatttgtaaatgtgtgtaaattttACATCTTCTAACTAAAACTACAGGGAAGGCACAAAAGTGGTAACGTTAACGTTATAACAAGACATGGCGCTTAGCTCGTTGTCATGCTACCATCAGTAGGTATCTTTGCAAAACAGCACATCAATACTGTTGTGTCTTAACATTCTATGGATAATATTAGCTCATtttctgtaacattttaaagtaaGATTCTAGTCTTTAACAAGCCTGAAACCTTGTTTATCCAATTGTAGTTGACACACAGCTAGCGGcttgttagctagttagcttagcttgcttGGAAACACAGCGTGGGTCCATCCAAAGGTAAGAAAATGTGACTACAGGTGAGTGGATTAACATTTTACATGTCATGTGTTTAGTCTGTAAAAATTCAGTTACGCTGTCAGCTAAATAGGAATAGTTGTGGCCTTACAGGTGTTATGTGCTGCAGGAAGGAACTTATTGCCAAGCTTATTTCAAACTGAAGCAAAGTGTAGATTATTTGTCGTAAAGACAGAGCAACGACAGTGTCCTTCTCATCTAATTTTCAGCCGGAAAAAGACAGCGTATTTTCCCAACTAATTCCCTAATAATTAACATTTGTCTACTTGTTATTTTCCAGCTTAAAAACACTCACTTCTTGTGAAATGCATGTGAGCAAGGGCACACTCCAAGTTCATCTCTGGTCCTGAATTCTTCCAGACAGACTGCACAGGTTTGCtgcaagaacaaaaacaacaacgttagtgttttacttccttttggtttttttttttttgtttttcttggccTCAGTCTCTACTCAATAGTGGTCTTGTATCTCAGATGAGAACATTGCCATTTAAACATTTGAGCGCtaaatgaatttaatttgaCCTAGATTCAGAGCCAGCGTTTCGCAAATcaccacttcttcttttttatcttgACTATATTTCGAGGTAACAGGACTGCTTCACATCGAATCGAAAGCCAAAATTACTCCTGACCACCAGCCTGGgaggaaaatcttaaaatctttATAGGACTCAcaagagacagagcagagatcttttttgtgatgcattttaaatgagTGCAGTTATTCCTGGAGTCCTAAATTCTGTCACAAGTAGAGAGCCAAGCGGCCTCTCTGACATGATTCCTAAACGTCTGGATTTGAGCAACAAGATGTGTTGAGGACGCCTCCTCTAAGTGCGTGCTGCATGTTAATCACATCTGAGACGAGAAATTGATTAAGCTAACCAGCCGAACCCTCCCTGCGTATAATGGGTCTTGTGAACTTGCTTCGAAGCCAGCTCGCGAACTGTGCACAGTTGCCAGGTTTTAACACACACCGTCTGACTTGCACAAGAGGCTGTGGAAAAGGGCTTTGCAGAAAGAGCGACTTACTCCGAGGAGGCTCAGCTTCTTGCTCGCTCCCTTCAGCACCACCTGCAGTCGGAaaggggaggggaaggagagaggtaGTGGGTCATGTGAATGATGTGTCAGCACTATTACGTTGATAATCAACGGTGTAAAACAAATGCCCGAGATGGGCTCAGTGTCCTGCTGTGACTGGCTCAAAAATGTCCACAAGAGTAGCGTGTACTCTTTTTGCTTGGAAATAATAGAATCATTATAAATAAAGGCAATTCAGACAGCTGTGGCTGGAGTTTAACCTTCCCCGCAGCCCAAGACACTGTCGCCAACTGTCACCGAAACCTACGGCCGGCTGCTACCTGCTGGGCGGACAGTTTTCAATCAGAGTAGGTAAATGACAAACGGATGGACTCTCAAGGTCATCTATAAATGGTGGTGTTAGGTTTCACAGTTGACTATCACAGCATGAAATGCTGTAGTAGTATTTATAACCTGCCTCAGAAGCTGGTGTGACATGTTCACCCACAGTGACATCTACTGCAGTGACATACCTCATTGTAGCTGAACTGCTCCCTCGTTCCCTGCTGCTTCAACctgaaagaggcagagagacgaCAAACATCTGTACAGTGGCAGCATGGTGACAAACGTAACCTAGGTCAGTCATTCTTAACCCGGGTCATCAGGTGAGTCTGAGGGCCCAATTAGAGAACTAGCAGCGACGAAGGCTGATGTTTGCGCCGCCTCACGTCACAGCTGTATTGGCCAAAAaagctgcacctgaacacactgcaAAGACTTCAGCTGATGGCCGACGTGCTTGTGTGTTCTGTGCCTGCGTGAGAGGAAATACCTCTCCTCACAACTAGGTGGCAGTAGTCTGTGTTCAGCattcaaacagagaaaacaagactCAGGACTTCGGATATAAAAATCGCTGTCGAGATAAAGCCGCATTTTCGACACAACTCTCTCCAAAAAGTTGCAAATGACACTGACGAAGAGGCAGTGGTGAAAAAATAGGGAGACGACCACACTAAATTGTCTTCTCATGTACTCATTTGCTGAGCTGAACAGGCAATCCGAATGATTCCTCTCATCTGCCGATTCGACAAGGGCAGAGTAGTGTCAACAGTGCTAAAGACTAGAGCCATGGACGCTCAGCAATGGCCCTCGTGTGTTGGGACCCAAGGGTATGCAAGGTGATCACCCAAGTTAAAAGAATTCTGTTTTTGTATAATTTTGTATATTCCTCCaaatttttttgtgaattattGTATAGCTTTTCCTCTGTAGGTCTGTTTAAATTAAGCATTCTGGGAAGAATTTATAGACATATTGTGAACCACTGACTTTGGTTGTCATAGAAActtgtttgtagttttggaTGACAATGGATTCAATTTTGATTTTTATCGACTGATGATGCGTTTTTTGAGGCCGttaatcatcaacattttaGCTGACAATGttatatttgatttacattatcatgagaaacattttgatgtggTAAAAATGcacttattgattttttttttgcacaacaaGTTGTAAACACAATATTGACTATATAAAGTTGACACAGCAAACATATTCGcaaacagttgcttatttacacacCCAGTAGACATGGAGCGACATTAGCATGCGGTTGGAGTCGTGTTCGTTTGCTCTGCCTATCTAGCTGGTCAGGAGGTTAGTTAACTTTCAAGACGGCCTTTCTGCTCTCAGTTCTAAGTAGGTTTTTACTGATAGGAGCTGCCTGTTGTGTCTGAAAGCAGCactgagactgaaccaaaacagaacGCTGGAGCTGAAAGGCACTAAAGCGCACTGTAGAACTGAGGGGTGAACTGCAGAGCTTGGGATAACTCTTTGGGTTTATCATCACCAACATCCTCTTTCACATTACACAAAGGCTAATCATTTGTTGCATTGTTTACATAAAAATGAGGCAAAGATATGCATATGACACAGTTTCACCACAgtttttttaactcattttctgaaaagagatgttatttctgtctcctgctcagggACTACAGATGCAAATTAGCTCTTAGCTAACCCTGGTACAGCTAAGAAGCTGTGCACtgtccctgtcaaataaaataaacaaatacataaaatcaaacataactttgacatttctgcacTTAAATATATTGTTACTTTATGACcaacatatacagtacacagaCAGCAACATATCTACAATACGCTAATGCTAAAAATAATACAGATGCTAATACTGACAGTATCTTTTAATCGCTTCGCCTTTGTTTCTGCAGCATTTGCGTCTTGTTTGACTACACACAGCGACTTTGGCACCTCTGCAGCGCAACGCTCCATAAATCTGTATCATGATTGCTGCTGTCAACACATATCAAGATCTTATTACCTGagttattttaaatgaattttgacAGGCTGTGACACTGTCTTGCATTGCTTGTTCAAACTGCCAGATAATCTCTGACTGGTTTGCCCTCATGCTGTCTGTTTTCgcacttcctgtgtttgtacCTAATTTctcattgacatttttcagtcacCCAGACCACTGTCCTCACAAACTTCCTCGACCTACCTGAATAGGTAGCAGCAGAAGATGAGGCTGAGCATGAAGACGAAGAGGCCGATGCCCAGCACAATGACATACACATTGAGCGGAAGGTGATAGATGTCAGACGTCATGCTGCAGTAGTGTTCAGAGCGTTGAGAACCCAAACCACACAGGCATCCTACCAGAGAGAGTTTGCAGACACAGGATACACACTTAAGACACATTTAACTGTGACCTTGTCGGGTTAAGACTCCATAATGTTTGCAAAATAACAAGTTGAATGGTCTTTCTCTATGATTTCTTTTATGGATACAAGTGGAGGAGTGACTGTCTTTCTGTGGGACTAGCAGAGCAGTTAACCTCAAAACCTAAATgatgtctctctgctctgtttgtttactgCCTCAGtcttttaaactgcattttctttctcaaattAGAGatctgctggaaaaaaacaacaacatccagTGTTGCAACTTCATTGTTTACCTTCCCACTAAAACCACCAAAGCTCCCTGAAGATCTACAGTATTCAGTTGTTAGTAGTGACAGTGCAAGTCTATATTTGTAGCATAAACTTCAGATGTTGCAATTTGTGCAGACGATTGCACTGAAAGTAGTTTTCCTTTGTCAAGGAAACCTTGTGTTTGCCTATTGTTGGCAAGCAGTaaaaactgtattaaaaaagtacagtgaagagaaagaaataacactttataataaccatcatcgATGAATGGTAAATTTATAGTTAAACTTTAGCTGagagttatttcactgttaacaaacaatgaaggTGCACTATGAGGTTGTGGGGAAGAAATTGTATACTTACAAAACTACATCGTGCACCTTTAAGCAATTGTTTAGTGTGAAGATATTTCAATATATGTGTGGTTTAtccaaaaacattaatttgatggccaacataaagttgcaacaggTGTTTATGAACCTTTCCACtgcttaaaggggcactttgtagttttggagaagaatttcaagctcagaattgtaatatttacaatattaatgaggtattAATATAAACAaattgttctcagaggaaaataaagtccccagaacactgtttgaagcgaGAAAGGTGGTGGGGTCCACCACttacaaacaaagtaaaacagaatgaaactgtgtcgtccttaaggtcattttgtttattcagtttattcagtcacgaaagcaaagagagtttgtttatttagtttgattagatataaaaaaaatcagccaatgaagattTTTATCtatgattaaaatttcttcctcAGTACTACATAGTGCTCGTttaataaatagtttataaaGCATCTCATAGTTTgctgacagtaaaataactattaaccAAAGTTTATTAACCAAAACTAAttgttaatgatggttattttaAGTTGTTATCGCGAAAGAGGAATCATGGCAGTGAAGTAGGAGATTGTTGATCATTAACTACAACATGAATCTGTGGCACCACCGGGCCTCTGGACGCTAAACCGTACGTAAACGTgattgctgctgtttgtttggctgcaggtgtgtccaGGGAGCTGTGACTGGCACTGTGGTGGCAACTGAAGCGCTCACAGGACTGTGCGTTAATTGGCTGTGAACAAgacaaacatggaggacagaCAGCACTTCCGCCACACCACCATCTGTTCCACAGACTCTATAGAGGTGactggtagtgtgtgtgtgacagcactGGGGGATGGAACAGTGGgggtgtctgtctgcatgtatTTGTACgatagaagtgtgtgtgtgtgtgtctgtgtgtctgtgtgtgtgtgtgcatgttgcagGTGGCAGGGGGTGGAGTATATTAGATAGGATGAACTCTGGGGACTAAAGGACCATTTGGTAAAACAATAGCAGAGGAAGCCCCACTTCCACAGGCCACATGTGTTCCTATTAATTTGCAGCGGGGCTGCTCTTTGCCAGCCTCTAAatgtccatgtgtgtgtctttcgAGTGAATGAATGGGTACAGCTTGCACACTGTGGGGGGTATGGGTTGGATAATTTAACATGGCTGGGGGTTGGGAGGATTTACAAGGGGTTTTAGTGTAGGGAAGACCTCGGGTAGCATAATGAGAGACGCACTTATGAACCAGGCATGGATGCCCTGCAGAATCAGTCAACAGTAACAAAACAAGAGGGTTAGCGATTAGAATATCTTCAGTTTCAGCTGTCAAACAACATGACCTTGAATGTGGATTATTTTAACTGCGGCCTCCACTCCCTCAGTAATTTACCATAGCACAACTACATCCATTACATGGATCCCATAAGCTGACAGCCTGCAACTAAGTAGCCAAGTTTATGAGATACAAGCACACGTGCTACCACCTCCTGTGTGTTTGGCAGACGGCAGAGAATCCACTCACTTACCGTTACACCATTGGAATGGTTGCATGAAATTTGACTCCCAGGGCAGCAGCCGTATATTCAGGCCCTGTCAGGAGAAGGCTGGAGGGGAGCCAAGCTTGTGGGCCGCAGCTCTGGACACTGTATCTGTTTGGAGCCTGGACTCAGGCACCCCGGGCTGGATCGCTCTCCTGTCGGGTCGTGGCTGCTCCTCCGAAAACAACCATCAAGATTTTTCAGATTtgcacagatttccacaaatCCCTGCGAGGTGCGGTTTTGTTGGCTCAGCAGTCTGTGCTGCCCAGCATTCCCAAATCTGGATTAACCACCCCGTGGAAAGATTGGGAGATTTGGGACTGGGGTTTGGACTGGGACCGAAGACCTCATGTGCTCCTGGATCCCAGTGagaatgatgtcatcacaggagggagaaggagagacaaaagaaatgttgttgAGGAGACGTGATTGTTTTTCAGCGGCCTCATAACACCATGTGTTTATCAGGTGTTGTTATTGTGAAAAGCAGAATCGCACTCAGTCACAATGTCATGGAAGAAGACACGGGCTGCTTGGCAACAGGAAATACTTACATTTCCAGCAGAAAAGGGCCTCCTTTGACTTCACTTTTCCCGTCTGCGCTGTCGTCCCCTCGCCACAGTCAATGACAGCCACCGATCAAAATGACAGTTCCTGTCCAGTGAAGGTAATTATCTGGCATTAGTCCGTGCTTTGTCTTCCTCGCAAAGCTGCTTTTTTAACAGAGGATTTTCACAAGTctcatccccctctcctctcccctgttgtctcctcctccagtcctcTGATCCTGCAGTGGGTATTCCTCCTCAGTGCAGAAGGCAGAGATGTGCTTCCCTCTAAAGCCCAAACAAAGTGAGGACAGCTCCATGCAGTCAACAACAGTCCTCTAGCTGGGTCTGGTATTTCGctggtggagtgtgtgtttgtgtgtcagtcagtgcatgtgtgtatgtgcgtgtgtgtgtgtgtagggaggGGGGGAGATCCTACTCTCCCTCTAACCATCTGCTCCTtcaattgagaaaaaaaaaaaatctgagacaAAGGCTGTGTGTGCgcacgagtgtgtgtctgcgtgtgtcgTGTTTAGTCTCTCCCACCTCCAGCTGGCTTTGTCATGGCAGgcttcccctcttcctcttccagtcCTTAATGgtgctcagagagagagagcctgcgATTCGcctttcccttcctccccttgctcctgctctgctctgccttgGGTTTGTAAACAGATCTGCGCTCATGTGACCAGCCGTTTTGCCTCGCAACTCTCCTCTCCCTCGGCCCTCCCTCGCTGACTCTGTCCTCCAATCTGCAGGCAGAAGGAAGGCAGAATGAGGCAGACACTGACGAATGGGGCGCCTGCAAgcatgctgatgtgtgtgtgtgtgcgcctgtgtgtctgtgtgcacacacccCTGTGCATGTATATGTGAGAGGGAGACAAGAGAGACGTTTGCAGCAAAGTCAAGGCAGGCCTTGGTCAGTAGCATGCGCATGGCTGATGTCCTGACAACCAAAACAAAGCCATTTGTGTGAAGCAGAGGTCAGCGAAAGAAGACATGACGCAACCTCAAGTCACCGTTTCCTtcctttgcacacacacagatcttaTTTTTAGGAGGCAGACTTTCACGTTTGGTTTGTGTGATCTATATATAAACATCATGTCACTCTTTTGCAGAGGAAGGCAGGtagagcggaggaggagggaatgAGGAACCTCGGTCAATAAGAGCGAGGAGAATAAGGAAGCAAGATATGAAGGGAAacgacacagagagaaaaggagggagacgaagggagagagaaaaaaacatcacagccCTGGACAAAGACGTCCACCCCCACACCAGCAGCCCTGGCTGCCAATTCGCTGTAGGAGAGAACAGCTGCTGGGCTACTGGGCGAG includes:
- the zgc:175214 gene encoding RING finger protein 122, which produces MQPFQWCNGCLCGLGSQRSEHYCSMTSDIYHLPLNVYVIVLGIGLFVFMLSLIFCCYLFRLKQQGTREQFSYNEVVLKGASKKLSLLGQTCAVCLEEFRTRDELGVCPCSHAFHKKCLLKWLEIRSVCPMCNKPILRLHTDAPQGAEGPMDPEEV